A stretch of DNA from Tigriopus californicus strain San Diego chromosome 11, Tcal_SD_v2.1, whole genome shotgun sequence:
GCGACCTTTGCCGTGGTTGTTGCTCGAGTTTTTGAGATCCCTACCCAGTTGTATACCATCAACATTCTTGTCAGCGATGACACTGTTTGATTAGCCTTTTCACGGTTTGCTAGCTAAGGGACTTTAATATCCTGCTCATGTGCATATTATCTCGCAGAGTATCACTTGACAAAGCAACTTTGTATTGCATTATGAAGGAGTTTTGACCCAGTTCCTTCAGGGATTGGGAACATAATGGACCAGTAGCCAAAAGACAAGATGTTTTATTTCGTTCTGATATTTGCAGTGGTATTTCAGTGGAAATTTAGCAATACACATATGAGCCAGGTGACCATATTGATCCACTCgaatgatttgaattgatgcgtCCCTTGGGAGGGAAGAGCCAATGTTCCCATTTCAAGTGAAGCTGCACGTACCATTTCTGGCTCTAAGGAATATAATGTATCCATACACCCACTTGAGGGAGGGAACAAATACTCTTAGGGATCAAAAACAGGAAACGAGGACATTCTGATTGTCAAGAACCTCTTTGACAGATCTGACGGGCATTCGAGTGATACGAAGAGAGGCAGGCGGTCTTGATCCACAGCTCTTGAATGCCTTTGAATACTGAATACTTCAATTCAAGATCAATGATTCCCCGAGTCTCGAAAGTGAATGTCATGTCGAAAGAGGGACACAAAACTCGAGCACAAACGTGACCTCATAGCGAGTAGTGATGCTGCGAGATCTGTCGCTTTTACATTATGAACTAAGGATNNNNNNNNNNNNNNNNNNNNNNNNNNNNNNNNNNNGATAATTCAGTTTCAAACTTTCACGCATGGTTTTTTATCCTTGAAGACATGATATTTAATCGCAATAAACATTTAGTAAAACAATTTTGGGATGGAATGACGGTTTGTTTGTGataaaatgtaattgaagtaAGCCAAATCGGACTACTCTTATCAAGTCTATCTTAAATACACGAGTTTTTAAGTGTTAAACTCAAAGTGAGGAGGAAATTGAAGATTTTCAGGACTTAGTTGGCACATCCCTATTTTCTGAAGGGAGGACATTTTCGGAGTAAAAGCTAGAAGCAGAGGAGACAAGAGGAAAAATACAATTGAATTAGTTACGGATCAACTCTCCAGACGCCCATTTCCAGACAACCAGCCTTCAAATAtcgaaaaagttcaagaaattCCATCGACTCCTCCATGTTCCTTCTCTTGGGCTAAACCAAACTACATTACTGATGAGGGTTCCACACAGTTGGATCTGCTATCAATTTATGGATGCAAAAAGTGTGAAATAAACCATTTGGCGTAGCCTTCAGATACGTTTTGGTTAATGGAAATAGTGATGGATCTTCTGCTGCCAACACTAATGTGTTGGAGACTGACTCCGATAAAACTAACCCACTGAAAGCGTATCCAACTTGACTGCATTTATGAGTAATGCAGATCCTACcacagaaaatggcaaagtcATCGTTTTCGTGGCTGACCGTCTTCCATATCCTAAGAGTAAAAGCCTTAAAGCTGTAGAGGTGTTGTTAACGAAATTCGAGttcttttaaagaaaatgcACTAAAGCGTCTGAATTGTAGATACGCCGACGTTTATGTCCAATAATTCAACTGAGGGAAAAATTATCAAGTTTTCTATCAAGCTTTTCCATTAAAACTAAACTTATTTGGTTTTCACAAGcaattttaacatttttctgCTCTTGAGGTGGTCTAAAGTGAGactaaaaataaaatatcCAGCTCTTCAGAGGGTCTGAGTGGTGAAAAAAGGCGTGAAATAATGGTAGCTGATCATAATACTATAATCCCACCATTGTCTCTCATatcaatttgaacaaacatCGTAATACGACTACACCTTGGCAAGATCcttagaattaaaaaaaaaataggaagCTGAATTGCTAAACATTAACTGAAGATAAAATCTTCCAAACTAGGTGTCATTTATCATTCCGATGGCTATTAATGAAAAAGTATAATCCtgaatgctttgaaaatgatcaatgatcaatggCTATGTGTACTAGATGCGTTACTATATGAACTGCAAAGTCGAATCACACATTTCATTACAAGTGGCCAAAAGACACTTGCACTAAGAAGTGCGTTCAAAGCTCATTCTGAGACATAATTGAGGAATGATACTGACAAACGAGCCCAAGTGGGTGAGCAACTCTACAGTGGGCCAGACTCGGGTGGAAAACACAACACGTGTGGCCAATGACGCATGAGCTTTGTAATGGGCTTCTCCCTTTATCCGTCTTTTCCTGAGCAAGATCCTCCCCCCTCGATTTTGGCTTAATCAAGGTTCCCCCTCCGTGGCAAACTACATTCAACCACCTTCAGACGCGATTTGGCCTCAAAACAAGAGTAATTTTGAGAGGTTGCGTAAGATCTGGTTTTGGAGTTGCGTGAGATCGATATTGGGTTGGGATGGTTGTCTAACCATAACATCACATAGAAGTAATCGTGCCATAACTAGACGCGTTTGATTGTTACGCAATACAAGAGTCCAAGATAATGTTGGACATTATGAGTTTGTGTGAtaacaatgacctttgatCCTTGTCTGTGGACTTGCTATCTTGACCTAATTGATAGGACATTTCGAAGAGTTGAAGATAATTGAGCGACATGGGTGACTTttttctgctgtaccgtacatccgcctcgtcatttgttttcattaaGAAAAAATGCTATGGCCTTCCAATAGAGCCAATAATTAGGATCAGATGTCTCATACCAATTAAAAGGAAGGAAACAGTGAATAAAGCTTGTTAATAAAAGTATGACAGCTTTtgtacacttttttgaaggattcttggatttatttcattttaattccgaagtaataattaataatataCCAGATTGATCCAAGGCATGGCAATTGATAATAATAAATCGTATTTCTTGTGATTTCGCCATTCGATGGAGACCAAACAAGCGAAAACAATGGCCAAAATAGAGacaaattgattttgctttgTCCGTCTGCCACATTGTCGTTTGATCACTGAACCTCACATTACCATTTGTTTTTCTCACATTCCTTTTTCAGTCAATGCTAGGTCCCCGCATAGTCCAAAAAAAATCGGTCTTTCTGGTCAGGTTTGTTTCACAATTTGTTACATTTTAGGGATTGGATATGAGACTGCTCTGGACTTGGCCAAACGTGGAGCAAGGGTGGTTCTGGGATGTCGAAACATGGACAGAGGTCTCGAGGCGGtcaacaagatcaagattgaGTCCAATAATAAGAACGTGGTGGTTCAAACTCTGGATCTATCTAGTATTGCCTCCGTCCGAAAATCTGCTCGTGAATTTTTGAAACGAGAGCGAAGGTTCTTGATAGCTTGCTTTTGATTCTGACTGAATGGACGATGACTGATTGATCGCTTGTTTTAGATTGgacattttgatattgaatgcAGGGATCGCACTCACAAAGAAATATCTCACTGAGGATAATTTTGAAGTGCACATGGCATCTAACCATTTCGGGCATTTCCTGTTGACCAATTTGCTGGTTCCACTCTTGGTCAACAGTTCAATGAAGAAGGCCAATCCTGGTCGAATTGTGGTGGTGTCCAGTTTGGCTCATTGGTGGGGCAAGATTGAATTGGACAACTTAAACTCCGAACGCTCTTATGATGTGAGTATTTGACGCTAGAGAAAAGTAATGGGCGGAAaataattgactagagtgtAGGAACGAAAGGTTCTTAGAACGACTGTTGTTTATTTCTCCTCTCCTTTCAACCAAAAAGTATGCACATGTCTATCGGAACAATTCCGTGATGGTTTACGCCATCTAACAATATgtaattaagaaaatgatcTAACATGCTACAGGTCCCTCCCCAAGACCACCTGGTCtgataaatataaaaaaaaagtttatagATGGACAGGGGGACGAGATATTCTTCCAGAGAGGGTTCTTTGTCCTAGAAGTTCTGGTGGAAGAAAAGCTGGTTTTAATCGATCAATTGAAACCGTGTCGTGCCTTCCAGATAGGTTGATGATGAAGGTTTTAGGGGCCTTGGAAATGACTTCATGGGGGCCAGAGTAAGGGCGTTGGAGAGGTGACTTATGACCATCAATCCGAAGGTAGACATGGGTGCAATGAGACAAAGCCTTTGGGATGTAAGAGTGTTGGACCTTCTTGTCAACGGTTGGTACGGGGCCAGTGTTGTGCATGTAGTTTTGTAATTGTAGTAAATAATTCGAACTGGGTGCATGGCCggaaggggaaaaaaattctCCAGGCAGACGAAGAGATGTGCCGTATAGGAGCTCTGCGGCTGAAGCATTGGGGGCCTCACGCCAACTGGAACGAATCCCAAGAAGGACAAGGGGTAAATGGGTAACCCAATTTGGTCCTGCCAAGTTGGCGCGGAGAGCGGCTTTGAGTTGTCTGTGAAGGCGTTCGATCAAACCGTTCGATTGAGGGTGATAGGAAGCCGTCATGGAGTGTTGAACCCCCATGAGCGTCATAAGCTGGGCCCAAAGGGATGAAGTGAATTGCGTCCCTCTATCTGAAACGATTTGGGCAGGCACGCCAAAACGGGAAATCCAGGTGCACAGTAGAGCTCGAGCGCAAGTTTCGGATTTGATGTCAGGAATAGGTACTGCCTCCGGCCAACGACTAAAACGATCTATAATGGTCATGATATATGTCATGCCACCGGACGGTGGCAGGGGTCCGACCAAATCCAAGTGNTTACAGCTTATGGCCACAGACCTCACATGAACTTGTTGGAGGATTGTCGAAGTTTGANNNNNNNNNNNNNNNNNNNNNNNNNNNNNNNNNNNNAAGTTACAGCTTATGGCCACAGACCTCACATGAACTTGTTGGAGGATTGTCGAAGTTGAAATCGAATTGAACCCTTTATTGGAGCCCTCTCATGACCGTGACAATCAATGGGTTATATAAGGAGAGGATAAATGCTTGACAGAGCTTCCACGGTCATGAGAAGGCCATAATCAATGCCATTGACGAGCGCCATCTGACGTGTTTACCTTTTCCCATGCGCAGCTGACAAAGCGACACGTCATCCCAAAGGCTGTTTTTATAAGGGACGTTATTTGTAGGACCTATTTGGAAACTGCCATTACGACAAAAGCATAGATGCAAGTAGTTTGTTTACTAAGCCTAATGGGTGGTAGGATAAAAAACCAAGATTTCCTCTTTTTAGAGTTTCCTGTTAAATCAAAGTTTTTAGGCACTTTCATAACGCAGATAAAATCAAATCTGCATCGTTCAGCCATAGTGTAAATTTTCACCGAATTGATTTGCAGAGCTCCAGAGTCTACGGTAATACGAAATTGGCCAATGTTTTGTTTACCAAAGAGTTGGCCAGACGATTGAAGAACTCCAACATCATTGTGAATGCCATTCATCCTGGTGCTGTTCAAACCGGTTTGTTCCGACACATTCCCTATTTCGGACccattttccacttctttGCCGGTCTTGCCATCAAAAATCCCAAGGCATGTATATGATCCACCTCATCGAGccaacaaacatttttgatcttCTATTCAATTCGAGTCTTTACATTTCCAGGAAGGAGCTCAAACTACGATTTTTGCCGCAGTGGACGAAAGCCTTGATAATGTGACCGGAGAATACTTTTCTGATTGCAAGCCATGCTCTCActcaaatgaatcaaaagatCTGGAAATGGCCACCCGTTTGTGGAACAGGAGCGTAGAAATCCTGGAAATGGATCGCAACGAAGTCATTCCAATGCCCAAGAAGAATTAAACTTAATTAATTGACCAAAACTGTTCAGTCAAAATATAAGTAGAACACAAAAGCTATTTTTCTCATCTTCCATGACATTCAGTCATGTTCCTTAACAAACAGACCATGAACATCTCTTTGCAATCCATTAAAATCATACTGTACAGGCAAGATCTCCTTGGGGCCACCAGTTGTCTAACATTAGCCTTATTTCTGTCTGCCTCACATTttagagagagaggaaaaggacAATTTATCTTGCTTCATATGTTGCAACATAACTAgtgttttttcctttttggatctttgaatatttcatgtgTTTAAGTCTCTTTCAGACATCTTTACGATGAACGAGTCTATGAATAATTGCAGCTTCAACTTCGGGCTAGTCACACTTAGTTCAACACTTGCTTTGCCATTATGTCTTTATTTAAGTCGCAAGTACTCCAATAAAGGATGTTTCTTTCCTGCGCCTGTGGAGAGTGTTTGTTAAAGCAATTTGGTAAAAGTCAAATTAAATGTTCCACGAGTACCCGGAAATCTGAGATCAACTATGCCTACACGTCGTTCCCGGCCAATGTTTTCGGATTGAGGTGAGTTTGCCTCACCAAATGCAATCTGAGACCTACCGCTGGATCAGTTGTGGCCACATCTGGAGATGACATCAACCTGTCCAATATATGCAAGAAATAGAATCAGTCTTCATAGTCTAGCATGCTCTCATATTTCATCACACAACCTGACCATAATGATTGTTTTCAAAGTGCTCAACAATGGGCAATCTTGATTGAATAAACATGCTAAAGAAGCAATCTAATATCTATGAATGATCAATTAGAGTTTAAGTTTTGCAAAGCAAGCTAAATTTGATTCTTGGAGAGCCAAGGAGTGTTACAAGTGACCAAACATCTAAGATGATAGCCTGGGTATGTTTAAGAACTTAGAAAAATCCCAAATGGGGTTAATGCTGAATGGTCGGGTAACTTTTGGTGGTTGATAAGCACCCAAGGGTCGAATCATCAAAATATGGTTCTCTTTTGTATTTAAGTCATGGGCTCCTGCAAAGCAGGAATAAATGCAGTAAGGCTACTGATCCACCAAGTTATTCTCATAAACTGCATTATACACACtcaggttaaaaaaaaaatatcattctaGGATTCCCtagatcaaacaaaaaagatgaaNAATGGGGCGAGTATGGAGGCCACAGAGGGAAGGAAACGGTGGTAGTAATTGACCATACCCAAGAATCGTTGTAATGTAGGGCGATCAGTTGGACGTGGATAATCGATGAGGGCTTCAACCTTCGTGGGAAGAGGCGAGATTCCTTTGGATGAAACTAAGTGGCCCAGATATTTCACAGATGTAACTCCAAACGAGCACTTTTGACGATTAataatcaaaccattttccgAAAGTCGTGAGAATACTTGGGTTAAATGCTCTGAATGTTCAGTTAAAGACTGAGAAGCCACCAGAATATCGTCTAGATACACAAACGTGAAAGGAAGGTCGGCCAGGACTCGATCCATAAGTCGCTGAAAGGTTTGGGCTTCATTTCGCAAACCGAATGGCATTCTTAGAAATTCGAATAAACCAAATGGGGTTGTTATAGCCGTCTTGGGAATGGATTCTGCCGCCATGGGAATTTGATGGTAGCCACGAACGAGGTCgacctttgaaaaaaaggagcaaCCATGAAGGTTGGCTGAGAAATCGTGGATATGTGGGAGGGGATAGCGGTCGACGGCGGTCTGTAGATTGAGACGACGGTAGTCTCCACAAGGACGGAAAGATCCATCGGGTTTTGGAACCATATGAAGGGCAGAGGCAGTATTTGATTCTGATCGGCGGCAGATCCTCATCTTCTCCATCTTGCTAAATtcgtctttggcctttttaagTTTGTCACGAAAAAGCCGTCTTGGACGAGTAAATACCGGTGGACCAGCTGTGATGACGTGATGCTCGACGCCGTGCTTATTGACCCGGGACGAGAAATCGACGTTTGTGAGCTCCGGAAATTTAGATAGGAGAGCATCCCAAGGGGAATCGGTTGGTTGAATGCCAGAAGCCAGGATTGCGCGAATTTCTGCCCCATGACCATCGATTAACCGGTTATTTGCTAGGTCTATGGTAATGtggaactttttgaaaaaatcggCTCCCAGAAGGGGGCTTTTGACATCGGCAACGGTAAAACGGTGAATATATGTCCGATCTCCAAggtgaaaatgaagatttctGGACCCCCATGTGCGGATTGAGGAACCGTTGGCAGCAATTAACGTCGGAGAAGGACAAACCTGACCTTTCACGCGGTCGGCAAACGAGGGAGGCAAAACTGAGACATCTGCCCCGGAATCGACGAGAAATGAAATCTTCGTTTTGGGGTCTAGAATCGAGAGAGAACGAATACACTTTGAGCCAGNTCACATATGTGCAAATTGTATTTTCAAGAACCTATCAATCGCTATTTCTTAGTAACACATACAAAATAATCCAGAGGATAAGAGGACGCACAAAGAGATTAGTGATTCGcgacttttttcaaagcaatatcTCTTCCAGAGCATTTGCAAGAAATTGTGAGATCggatttccattttcctcGTTCTGAAAATGGGCTTTTTGAACTTGCAAAGATGGAATAAGcttaaaaaactaaaaccaTTGTTTCACAGGAAGAAAGAACCATTTGATAACAAGGACTGCTTCGAACTTTTCAATGCAGAGCTGTTAGGCAAACGTGCCCCATTGCCACACGCTTGGGGTACTGCTGCAAACTCATTTGACAGTGACTTCAAGTTAGTGGTAGGGTAGCCCCTGACTTTGGCCTTGAAGTCGTAGAGGAACCCGGCAAACCTTACTCTCGTTGAGACCACCGGACCCAGAAGCAATAGCCGAACGCTCACTTTGATATGGCTATCCTGGATTCGTTGGACAATTCAGACACCGATGCCAATGATTCTGACTGGTACTCTGGCTGACTTTGGCGTTGACCAAATTGAAGATCCTTTGTCCTTTTGCTCCTTGTTCACTCATTTCTAGTCACAGAAATAGGTCTGACACATCGGATTGTAGCTCTATGTCTTGTTGAAGCTTATCACTTTTGCTCATTGTTTTTTCACTTCTGATATATGATTTCACGACGAAATTCTAAATTGTAAGACAGCTCTGAACAACTTTGTATAGCTTTTTCGAAATATTTGCATTGCTTAATTTTTCTTAGATCCCTGCTCATTTTGTTAAAGGTAGTTGCTACTAATTTATTATTTCTTAATATTGGCCTATTGTGAGGAACAACAGCCACGGTGTTGGATGACTGCAGGCAATCAATGAAGTAGATTATGGGAAATATTTATTGCAAGTTTGTGCGGAAGGGCAAAGACAGACTGAACTGATAAAAGCAAAAGTGAGGCATCAATGAGGAACAGCAAGAATGCGAATTAATGACAAGGTGAACAAAGGAGCGGGAAACTATTTGAACTAATCTACAACAACCACCTGATTTATTTTAGCAAATCGAAGACCTCAATTAAGTGGCAATTTGGTCCCCGAAACCACTTTAGTAATGATGTGTTTCGGAATTAGCTCAAAGGACCTCAACTAGGGCGCCCATATCCATCTAAACAAGATACACAATTGCTCGCAGAAATCACAAGCGTGTTTTTAGCCTGCCCTGGTTCAGAGTTCAAGTCTGACACATTTTGAAACTCATTTCGAATTTTGGTTTTACTTATGTCCCCTTTTGAGCTCCTTCAAACTAAAAAGTTGACATTCGATTTTAAGGAAATTCACTGAACTTTAGGGGACAAATAATGGCCTCAaaacaagtttgtttttttttggaccaaatgCACCTGTATAAACTTGGTGATAAAGTATTTTGCTATTTTAGaaa
This window harbors:
- the LOC131890385 gene encoding retinol dehydrogenase 11-like (The sequence of the model RefSeq protein was modified relative to this genomic sequence to represent the inferred CDS: added 298 bases not found in genome assembly) — encoded protein: MGDFFDTLEDFRLYCVSFWPDLYVLIHELSPGSLWSEFSEGFCLWFHQLPAFSKFWFLFSVLAVLLTIGVKLYTKLTCGICKSKAKLNGQTALITGANSGIGYETALDLAKRGARVVLGCRNMDRGLEAVNKIKIESNNKNVVVQTLDLSSIASVRKSAREFLKRERRLDILILNAGIALTKKYLTEDNFEVHMASNHFGHFLLTNLLVPLLVNSSMKKANPGRIVVVSSLAHWWGKIELDNLNSERSYDSSRVYGNTKLANVLFTKELARRLKNSNIIVNAIHPGAVQTGLFRHIPYFGPIFHFFAGLAIKNPKA